From Clostridia bacterium:
TTCAGAGGATGGCGGAAAATGAGCTATCCTCTTTTATTTTTGTGTAAAAGCAGGTGCAGAATTGGAAATACTACTAGAAAAAGGGCATACATCCTGGTATCATTATACCTTGTTATTATGATATAAGGAATTAAACCAGATAGCCTATTATAAAGGTATGACTATAAATAATCAAAAAAGTGGACAGTATTGTAAAAGTTTATTAAAATATAATATAGGCAATGGACAAAATTAAGAAATCTGAAAAAGGTAAAGGCTTTCTTCTTTTACCTTTACGTCTATCTTATCACTATAAAGTTAGTTTGTCCTGCCTCCTGAAGCATACGCTGAAAACGCTTAGTAAAGAGAGGTATAAGTTTAATGGCAGATACAAATGAGGTAAAAGAACAGAAGATAATACCGGTTGATATAGAAACGGAAATGAAAAAATCCTTTATTGAGTATGCTATGAGTGTTATTATAGACCGTGCTCTTCCAGATGTAAGAGATGGGTTAAAGCCTGTTCACAGGCGTATATTATATTCAATGTTTACTCAAGGCTTTACACCGGATAAGGCGTACAGAAAGTGTGCTACGACAGTAGGGGATGTTCTCGGTAGGTTTCATCCGCATGGTGATGCCGCTGTTTACGACAGTATGGTGCGTATGGCCCAAGATTGGTCTTTACGCCACACACTGGTAGATGGGCATGGAAACTTCGGTTCGCTGGATGGTGATTCACCTGCAGCATACAGGTATACAGAAGCAAGACTTTCGAAGATATCTATGGAAATGCTCAGTGACATAAATAAGGATACAGTAGATTTCAAACCAAACTTTGACGAGCATGAAATGGAGCCCGTTGTTCTTCCATCAAGGTTCCCAAACCTTCTTGTCAACGGTTCTACGGGGATAGCCGTAGGAATGGCAACAAACATACCACCTCATAACCTTGGTGAGGTTATAGATGGTATAAAAATGGTGATAGATAACCCTGATATTTCAACAGAAGATTTAAATAAAATCATTAAGGGTCCTGACTTCCCTACTTCGGGAACAATTGTAGGCAAGCAGGGAATAAGGGAAGCTTATAAAACAGGTAGGGGAAGAATAATCGTTAGATCGGAAGCTACTATAGAGCAGATGACTAACAATAAACAAAGAATAATAGTAACGGAACTTCCCTATCAAGTAAATAAGGCAAGGCTTATAGAGAAGATCGCGGAACTGGTAAAAGAGAAGAGAATTGAAGGTATTTCCGATCTTAGAGATGAGTCTGGAAGAGAAGAGCCGGTAAGAATAGTGATAGAACTTAAGCGTGATGCCAATGCCAATGTTGTGTTGAATCAGCTTTATAAGAATACGCAGATGCAGGAAACTTTCAGTGTCAACATGGTTGCCATTGTTCAGACTGAAGATAAGAAATATGAGCCAAGGATAATAAATCTGAGGCAGGCAATAAACTACTATATAAAGCACCAGGAAGAAGTAATAGTCAGAAGAACAAAGTATGAACTTGATAAAGCAGAAGCCAGGGCTCATATATTGGAAGGTTTAAGGATAGCTATAGATAACCTGGACGAAGTTATAAGAATCATAAGAGGATCAAAGACCGAAACAATCGCTAAGGAAGGCTTGATGGAAAGATTCGGCTTCAGTGAAAAGCAAGCCCAAGCTATAGTAGATATGAGACTTGGAAGGCTCACCGGTTTAGAAAGAGAGAAGCTGGAAAATGAATATAAGGAAATTATGGAGAAGATTAAATACTATAGAGAAGTACTTGCTAACCAATCTCTCGTTTTAAAAATAATCAAGGACGAGCTTACAGTAATAAAAGACAAATATGCAAACGACAGAAAAACAAGAATCATTGCAGATCAGGGAGAGATTGATCTTGAGGATCTCATTGCGGAAGAGGAAAGTGTAATTACTCTTACACACTTCGGTTACGTAAAAAGGCTGCCTGCTGATACTTATAAGAGCCAGAAAAGAGGGGGAAAGGGAATAACAGGTTTAAGCACAAGAGAAGAAGATTTTGTAGAAAACCTGTTTATAACATCAACTCATCATTTCATAATGTTCTTTACTAATAAAGGTAGAGTATACAGGTTAAAAGCATATGAGATACCTGAATCAGGAAGACAGGCAAAGGGTACTGCCATAGTAAATCTACTGCAGCTTGATGCGGATGAAAAGGTTACTACGGTAATACCTATAGCTGAGTACAAAGAAGGCCTGTATCTTATGATGGCAACAAAAAACGGGCTTGTAAAAAAGACTAATCTTATGGAATATGACAATATCAGAAAAGGCGGACTAGCTGCCGTTACCCTGAGAGAGAACGATGAACTGATAGATGTTAAGCTTACCGATGGTAATCAAGACATAATGTTAGCTACAAGAAACGGTATGGCAATTAGATTTAATGAAACTGATGCAAGACCAATAGGAAGAGTATCGATGGGTGTTAAGGGTATTGAATTGGACGACGACGATTATGTAATAGGAATGGAAGTTTGTAGCGAGAATGTAAGTTTGCTTGTAGTGACCGAAAATGGTTTTGGTAAGAGGACCGAGCTTGACGAGTATAAGGTACAGTCGAGAGGCGGAAAGGGGATACTCACTTATAGGGTTACAGAAAAGACAGGAAAAATTGCCGGTATGAAGCTTGTAAGCGAAGAGGACGATATAATGCTTATCAGCTCAGATGGTACAATAATACGACTTAATGTTAGTGAAATTAGTATTCTCGGCAGGGCAACGCAAGGAGTAACTCTTATGAGAATGGGTGACGGTATTAGTGTAGTAAGTGTAGCTAGGATAGTAAATGAAAATGAAGGTGAAGAAGATACAAATGATGTAGAAGAATAAATATTTATATGAAAACGTCAAAGGGCTCTTTAAGAGCCCTTTGACGTTTCTTCTTCATCGTCTAGTGGTGGATCTTCAAGCCTTTTAACCATCAAATCCATCAATTCTACTTTACCAAGGCTTCCAAAAG
This genomic window contains:
- the gyrA gene encoding DNA gyrase subunit A, producing the protein MADTNEVKEQKIIPVDIETEMKKSFIEYAMSVIIDRALPDVRDGLKPVHRRILYSMFTQGFTPDKAYRKCATTVGDVLGRFHPHGDAAVYDSMVRMAQDWSLRHTLVDGHGNFGSLDGDSPAAYRYTEARLSKISMEMLSDINKDTVDFKPNFDEHEMEPVVLPSRFPNLLVNGSTGIAVGMATNIPPHNLGEVIDGIKMVIDNPDISTEDLNKIIKGPDFPTSGTIVGKQGIREAYKTGRGRIIVRSEATIEQMTNNKQRIIVTELPYQVNKARLIEKIAELVKEKRIEGISDLRDESGREEPVRIVIELKRDANANVVLNQLYKNTQMQETFSVNMVAIVQTEDKKYEPRIINLRQAINYYIKHQEEVIVRRTKYELDKAEARAHILEGLRIAIDNLDEVIRIIRGSKTETIAKEGLMERFGFSEKQAQAIVDMRLGRLTGLEREKLENEYKEIMEKIKYYREVLANQSLVLKIIKDELTVIKDKYANDRKTRIIADQGEIDLEDLIAEEESVITLTHFGYVKRLPADTYKSQKRGGKGITGLSTREEDFVENLFITSTHHFIMFFTNKGRVYRLKAYEIPESGRQAKGTAIVNLLQLDADEKVTTVIPIAEYKEGLYLMMATKNGLVKKTNLMEYDNIRKGGLAAVTLRENDELIDVKLTDGNQDIMLATRNGMAIRFNETDARPIGRVSMGVKGIELDDDDYVIGMEVCSENVSLLVVTENGFGKRTELDEYKVQSRGGKGILTYRVTEKTGKIAGMKLVSEEDDIMLISSDGTIIRLNVSEISILGRATQGVTLMRMGDGISVVSVARIVNENEGEEDTNDVEE